The genomic window AACACCACATAGCAAAATCTCCCCGAACCAAATACGTAATTCGGTTCGAGGGTTTTTGATTTCAACTAATAAAAATCCTCTTCCATGTTGCTAACAAGAAAGTTGGAGGTATTCTATGAGACATCACACTGTTGATGTCAACTCGAATTTATCTCAATCCAGCTTGACTGAAAACTCAGCTGATAACGTTGGGCGAAAAGAATTATATTTATTATCCATCACCAATTGCCCTGGCGATCCTCTGATACTTCAACTACCGTGTCAACACCAGCACCAGCAAAATATCTGGAATTGAAGCGATCGCGCCCTAGTAACTTATTCGTGTGATTATTATATATAGTGGTTGAATGGAATGAGTAGCCAATTGGTTGTCAAGTTTAGAATCAAGATGGCACGCATGGGGCAGATTTATTGGAAGCGGCTCTCCCATAAGCTTTTGCCCCCTAAACGCCTTGCAATGGTGCAAGCTTGTGTGATTGGTTTAGTCTCTGGATTGGCTGCTGTCTTGTTAGGGCAAGGTGTGGGATTTTTAGGTGGGTGGCGACAGCAAATATCCCATCAGTTTCCTGCTTTGTTGGCACTGCCGATAATTGGGTTAGTGGGCGGATTTCTTGCAGGCTGGTTGGTGGAGCGCATCGCCCCTGAAGCTGCTGGTAGCGGGATGTCGGAAGTAAAAGCGGTGCTGGCAAAGGTGCCCATGCCCCTCAACTTGCGAATTGCTGTGGTGAAATTGGTCGGTGCAACGCTGGTGCTAGCATCTGGGATACCCTTGGGGCGGGAAGGGCCTACAGTGCAAATTGGTGCAGCCTTAGCCAATCAGTTTAGTCACTGGTTTCCCACCTCCCCTGAACACCGTCGCCAACTGATTGCAGCCGGAGCCGGGGCGGGACTGGCGGCTGCCTTTAATGCCCCGATTGCTGGGGTATTATTTGTTGTAGAAGAACTTTTGCAAGATGTCTCTGACATCACCTTGGGAACAGCAATCCTGGCTTCATTTATTGGTTCTGTTGTTGCCCGTATTTGTGACACCCATAGTTTAGATTTAAATCTGCATCTAGCGGCTGCCAACACCAGCTTTTATGTGTCGGAAATTCCCTTTTACCTGCTATTGGGAATTTTGGCAGGTGTCGGGGGCGTGGTGTTCAATCGCGGAGTTCTCACCAGTTTGGGTTTAAGTCGTCGCTTTCTCAAAATCAGCTTACCTTGGCGGATGGGACTGGCTGGATTAGTGACGGGATTGGTATTTGCTAGCCTTCCCTCATTATTTCGGGACAACGCTGGATTACGGGAACTGTTGCTGACGGGGGAAGCAAACTGGCAATTAGTGGCGTTAGTTTTCTTTCTTCAGTTCTTACTTATCCTGTTTACCTACGCTTCTGGTGCGCCTGCTGGATTGCTGGTTCCCACATTAGGATTGGGAGCAGCTTTGGGTTACTTGGTAGGAACCTTAGAACACCACTTCCTGGCTGTGAGTTTGGCGACAACTTATGCACGAGTTGGGATGGGGGCATTTTTCTGTGGGGTGGCGCGAGTCCCAATTACAGCAGTGATCATCGTGTTTGAGATGACAACTGACTTTAATTTGGTGTTACCGTTGATGATTGTTTCGGTAACTGCTTATTTGGTGGCGGAAGCCCTAGAAACGGGGTCACTATACGACCATCTATTAGAATTTAAAGGCATTCATTTGCTAAAAGAAACCAATCTCCAAGCACCTTGGACGCAACTAACCGCAGCCAATGTCATGCAACCGAGTGTGGAAACTCTGGGGAGCCGGATGAGTTGGGATGAGGCATTGCAGGCATTTTCCCAATCCTCCCACCGCCACTTTCCAGTATTGGAAAAGGGTAAATTGGTCGGAATCTTAACCCAACAAGATATCACAAATCTCTCCCGAACAGGTTTAAG from Nostoc sp. UHCC 0926 includes these protein-coding regions:
- a CDS encoding chloride channel protein — translated: MARMGQIYWKRLSHKLLPPKRLAMVQACVIGLVSGLAAVLLGQGVGFLGGWRQQISHQFPALLALPIIGLVGGFLAGWLVERIAPEAAGSGMSEVKAVLAKVPMPLNLRIAVVKLVGATLVLASGIPLGREGPTVQIGAALANQFSHWFPTSPEHRRQLIAAGAGAGLAAAFNAPIAGVLFVVEELLQDVSDITLGTAILASFIGSVVARICDTHSLDLNLHLAAANTSFYVSEIPFYLLLGILAGVGGVVFNRGVLTSLGLSRRFLKISLPWRMGLAGLVTGLVFASLPSLFRDNAGLRELLLTGEANWQLVALVFFLQFLLILFTYASGAPAGLLVPTLGLGAALGYLVGTLEHHFLAVSLATTYARVGMGAFFCGVARVPITAVIIVFEMTTDFNLVLPLMIVSVTAYLVAEALETGSLYDHLLEFKGIHLLKETNLQAPWTQLTAANVMQPSVETLGSRMSWDEALQAFSQSSHRHFPVLEKGKLVGILTQQDITNLSRTGLSEHLTVGQVMTPEPVTSCPVDTLAHVLHLLNRYKINCLPVVQGNRLVGIITRSDIIRVQAAYFNGSEDSVGSKAEPSRVIYHTSAPETGQGRLLVPLSNPKTAGMLLEMAIAIARDRHYEIECLHIIVVPPHKILAETQVNIEAAMGPLEQAMRLGQTWHIPVHTQIRVAHDLSEAILQTIQDRHINFMLMGWKGSTATPGRVFSRVVDTVIRQAACDVVLVKLNKQTHLERWLVPIAGGPNAQQAIQLLPALTSVSKTPVVNLCQVFEPNKTEADTTTLKKAADFLKQRLKGLVTIAPLYANSVSEAVLDCAKRNQSDVIILGASREGMLQQVVHGNIPATICRNNNQTVILVRAASAIGEVN